Proteins co-encoded in one Desulfitobacterium hafniense DCB-2 genomic window:
- a CDS encoding tetraprenyl-beta-curcumene synthase family protein, with protein MDIAKEVSKPQLIYSFVKTIFPAVKAQLGFWAEKAGRCPDRVLGEQALASIAHKEFHCLGGSIYSLYPGARVAEVIEFVVAYQTISDYLDNLVDALEIQDEQAFRQLHLAMTEALDTDVQCSDYYAYYPHREDGGYLVELVQTCRRRVQKLPSYEVVRPYMMELAELYSLLQVTKHLHPAEREQKMLGWLEQVIPGYPGLSAWELAAATGSTLGTFCLFAMAYDSQLTDTEAKKVRDAYFPWITGLHILLDYFIDLEEDRKTNQLNFVEYYSSKKEQQERLLLFVETALSQARSLRYPDFHEAIIRGLLAMYLSDQKGKSRECGQVTAELIRAGGRPVKVLFWICLQLRKKGKL; from the coding sequence GTGGATATTGCCAAAGAAGTTTCTAAACCTCAATTGATTTATTCTTTTGTCAAAACCATATTTCCAGCGGTAAAGGCTCAGCTGGGTTTCTGGGCAGAGAAAGCGGGGCGTTGTCCTGACCGGGTGCTTGGGGAGCAAGCCCTGGCCAGTATAGCCCATAAGGAATTTCATTGTTTAGGGGGCAGCATTTATTCTCTGTATCCCGGGGCCAGGGTTGCCGAGGTGATTGAGTTTGTGGTGGCCTATCAGACCATCAGCGATTACCTGGATAATCTGGTGGATGCCCTGGAAATTCAGGATGAACAGGCTTTTCGCCAGCTTCATCTGGCCATGACTGAAGCTCTGGATACGGATGTCCAGTGTTCCGATTATTATGCTTATTATCCTCACCGTGAAGACGGAGGTTATTTGGTCGAACTGGTGCAGACCTGTAGGAGGAGGGTGCAAAAATTGCCTTCTTATGAAGTCGTTCGGCCCTACATGATGGAACTGGCTGAGCTTTACTCCTTGCTTCAAGTCACCAAACATTTGCATCCGGCTGAGCGTGAACAAAAGATGTTAGGCTGGTTAGAGCAGGTCATTCCCGGATATCCGGGACTATCCGCCTGGGAGCTGGCAGCTGCCACAGGATCAACCCTGGGGACGTTCTGCCTTTTTGCTATGGCTTATGATTCCCAGCTGACGGACACAGAAGCAAAAAAAGTCAGGGATGCCTATTTCCCCTGGATTACAGGCTTGCATATTCTTTTGGACTATTTTATCGATCTTGAAGAAGATAGAAAGACCAACCAATTAAATTTTGTCGAGTACTATTCTTCAAAAAAAGAGCAGCAGGAGCGGCTGCTGCTCTTTGTGGAGACGGCTCTCAGTCAGGCAAGATCTTTGCGCTACCCTGATTTCCATGAAGCTATTATCAGGGGGTTACTGGCCATGTACCTATCCGACCAAAAAGGAAAATCCAGAGAATGCGGTCAAGTGACCGCGGAGCTGATAAGGGCAGGGGGCAGGCCTGTTAAGGTGCTGTTTTGGATATGTCTTCAGTTAAGAAAAAAAGGCAAGCTATAG
- the tatA gene encoding twin-arginine translocase TatA/TatE family subunit — MLATFGMVTPTVMIIVLIIALVIFGPGKLPELGKALGRGISEFKSATNGEEEEKKEVESKEV; from the coding sequence ATGTTAGCAACATTTGGTATGGTAACCCCAACTGTAATGATCATTGTATTAATCATTGCATTGGTTATTTTTGGGCCCGGAAAACTACCTGAGCTGGGCAAGGCTTTGGGACGAGGAATCTCTGAATTTAAATCGGCAACCAATGGCGAAGAGGAAGAAAAGAAAGAAGTTGAAAGCAAAGAAGTTTAA
- a CDS encoding SDH family Clp fold serine proteinase, which yields MDKDERLHYLDSLERLRGSKVLVYFAYTPLDDSILVPLYEQLKAIGHTEKIDLLLHSYGGAVDTPYKVVMLIREFCNEFGVIVPFVAKSAASMLVLGADEVVMGPISELGPIDPLIKHPIYKELWVPVQAIRYCIDYLQRSIESNPNPELVTGIITPMINKLDPWLIGDYEKALKASHQYAEALLSRYMLKDNPELVPVVTRALTEGYFSHGYPIGRQEAKELGLRVTEAEDELWDVIWSLYRGYEELFSTCDSGDRV from the coding sequence ATGGATAAGGATGAACGACTTCATTATTTGGACAGTTTGGAAAGACTAAGAGGCTCAAAGGTTTTAGTTTACTTTGCCTATACACCCCTCGATGATAGCATTCTCGTGCCCCTCTACGAACAACTCAAAGCAATCGGGCATACAGAGAAAATTGATTTACTCCTGCACAGTTATGGCGGAGCGGTAGACACCCCCTATAAGGTTGTCATGCTGATTCGTGAGTTCTGCAACGAATTCGGCGTTATCGTCCCTTTTGTAGCCAAATCTGCGGCATCTATGCTGGTTCTGGGAGCAGATGAAGTTGTTATGGGACCCATCTCTGAGCTGGGGCCCATTGATCCCCTGATTAAGCACCCTATTTACAAGGAGTTATGGGTTCCCGTCCAAGCTATTCGCTATTGTATCGATTATCTTCAGCGTTCTATCGAATCCAATCCCAATCCGGAGCTGGTAACCGGCATCATCACGCCTATGATCAATAAACTGGACCCCTGGTTGATTGGAGATTACGAAAAAGCTTTAAAAGCATCTCACCAATATGCTGAAGCCCTCTTATCCCGTTATATGTTAAAAGATAACCCCGAACTTGTTCCTGTAGTCACCCGGGCTTTGACAGAGGGCTATTTTTCTCATGGCTATCCAATCGGGCGCCAGGAAGCCAAAGAGCTGGGTTTGCGGGTAACAGAGGCCGAGGATGAGCTTTGGGATGTGATTTGGAGCTTGTACCGGGGCTACGAGGAACTTTTCAGCACTTGCGATAGTGGAGATAGAGTCTGA
- the hemL gene encoding glutamate-1-semialdehyde 2,1-aminomutase, whose amino-acid sequence MGFQDQRSKEAFARANGVLPGGVNSPVRAFKSVGREPIFIAKGQGARLWDIDGNSYLDYVLSWGPLILGHAHPVVVGAIKAAAERGTSYGAPTEIETECAEEVIKAFPSMEMVRMVSSGTEATMSALRLARGVTGRNKIIKFEGCYHGHGDSLLIKAGSGALTFGVPTSPGVPSSVASQTIVAQYNDLEGLKEIFKECGEDIAAVILEPVTGNMGVVLPQPGFLAGLRTLTQDYGSLLIFDEVMTGFRVSYGGAQGRYQIDPDLTCLGKVIGGGLPVAAYGGKRKYMEQVAPSGPIYQAGTLSGNPLAMAAGLATLKLLQQEGVYEGLEKKTARLAEGLQSIAQELGFPIWVNSVGAMFSAFFTDQPVIDFKSACSSDVERFGSFFRGMLERGIYLAPSQYEAVFLSAAHTDADIDYTLEQARDVLKSLG is encoded by the coding sequence TTGGGGTTTCAGGATCAACGAAGTAAAGAAGCTTTTGCCCGGGCCAATGGCGTCCTTCCCGGCGGAGTCAACTCTCCGGTAAGGGCTTTTAAATCCGTAGGGCGGGAGCCCATATTTATCGCCAAAGGACAGGGGGCAAGACTATGGGATATTGACGGCAATTCCTATCTGGATTACGTTTTGTCCTGGGGACCGCTGATTCTTGGTCATGCCCACCCGGTGGTGGTGGGGGCCATTAAAGCGGCCGCGGAGCGGGGAACCAGCTATGGAGCACCCACTGAGATTGAAACGGAATGCGCTGAAGAAGTGATTAAAGCCTTCCCCTCCATGGAAATGGTCCGCATGGTCAGCTCCGGAACCGAGGCCACCATGAGCGCCTTGCGCTTAGCCCGGGGAGTGACAGGCCGCAACAAAATTATTAAGTTTGAAGGGTGCTATCACGGTCATGGTGATTCCTTGCTGATCAAAGCGGGCAGCGGGGCTTTGACCTTTGGCGTCCCCACCTCTCCGGGTGTACCCTCTTCAGTAGCTTCACAAACTATTGTAGCTCAATATAACGACCTGGAAGGTTTAAAAGAGATTTTTAAGGAATGCGGGGAAGACATTGCCGCAGTGATCCTGGAGCCGGTGACCGGGAATATGGGCGTTGTTTTACCTCAACCCGGGTTTTTGGCGGGCTTGCGGACCCTGACTCAGGACTATGGCAGCCTGCTGATCTTTGATGAAGTGATGACAGGCTTCCGGGTGAGTTATGGAGGGGCACAGGGCCGCTATCAAATCGATCCGGATTTGACCTGCCTGGGTAAAGTGATTGGGGGGGGGCTGCCTGTGGCAGCCTATGGCGGCAAAAGGAAGTACATGGAGCAGGTAGCTCCCAGCGGGCCAATTTATCAAGCCGGCACCTTATCCGGTAATCCTTTGGCCATGGCGGCGGGGCTGGCCACTTTAAAGCTCTTGCAGCAGGAGGGGGTCTATGAGGGACTGGAGAAGAAAACCGCCCGTTTAGCTGAGGGCTTGCAGTCCATCGCTCAGGAATTAGGGTTCCCCATCTGGGTCAATTCCGTGGGAGCTATGTTCTCCGCCTTCTTTACCGATCAACCTGTAATTGACTTTAAAAGCGCCTGCTCTTCCGATGTGGAGCGTTTTGGTTCCTTCTTCAGAGGCATGCTGGAGCGGGGGATCTACTTAGCGCCCAGCCAATATGAAGCGGTATTCCTTTCTGCCGCCCATACGGATGCAGATATTGACTATACCTTGGAACAGGCCAGGGATGTCCTTAAATCCTTGGGCTAA
- a CDS encoding AsnC family transcriptional regulator, with product MDALDRALLNIVQTDFPITSRPYETLAGLTGTTEEEAWQRIQRFRQEGVIRRLGGVFDSHRLGYKSTLCAARVPEDKIQILADLLMELPGVTHNYLRSHDYNIWFTLIASSQKEVEKILTTIKGLIGTDEVYSLPALRLFKISVDFDFNTEEQAGEQRHSEECECTANPRGSQKLEPYPVDDMDKLLIRELQGNIPESLTPYAEIAAKLMWQEEKVLRQTRALVDNQVIRRFGAVLRHQKAGFTANAMGVWQVPEAEAEAIGKVMASFREVSHCYQRPTLKDWPYNLFTMIHGRSEEECGEVMARIAQATGIKDYAMLFSIKELKKSSMQYYREEDD from the coding sequence ATGGATGCTCTCGATCGGGCTCTGCTGAATATCGTGCAGACGGATTTTCCCATCACCTCCCGCCCCTATGAGACCTTAGCAGGTCTTACCGGGACCACGGAGGAGGAAGCCTGGCAAAGGATACAGCGCTTTCGCCAAGAGGGTGTGATCCGGCGCTTAGGGGGAGTCTTCGATTCCCATCGTTTGGGCTATAAAAGCACCTTGTGTGCGGCCAGAGTGCCCGAAGATAAGATTCAGATCCTGGCCGATCTGCTGATGGAACTTCCCGGCGTGACTCATAATTATCTGCGCAGCCATGACTATAATATTTGGTTTACCCTGATTGCCTCTTCCCAGAAGGAAGTGGAAAAAATCCTGACCACGATCAAAGGGCTCATCGGCACCGATGAGGTGTACTCTTTGCCCGCTCTCCGCTTGTTTAAAATCAGTGTGGATTTTGATTTTAATACGGAAGAACAGGCCGGAGAACAGCGCCATAGCGAAGAATGTGAGTGTACAGCCAATCCGCGGGGGTCCCAAAAGCTGGAGCCCTACCCGGTGGACGACATGGATAAATTGCTCATACGGGAACTGCAGGGGAATATCCCGGAGTCCCTGACTCCCTATGCCGAGATTGCCGCCAAGCTGATGTGGCAGGAGGAGAAGGTCCTCAGACAGACCCGGGCTTTGGTTGACAACCAGGTGATTCGGCGCTTCGGAGCGGTTCTCCGCCACCAGAAAGCCGGATTTACCGCTAATGCCATGGGTGTTTGGCAGGTCCCCGAGGCCGAAGCTGAAGCCATCGGCAAAGTCATGGCCTCCTTCCGGGAAGTGAGCCATTGTTATCAAAGGCCTACGCTGAAAGATTGGCCATATAATCTCTTTACCATGATTCATGGCCGTTCCGAAGAGGAGTGCGGCGAGGTGATGGCCAGGATCGCCCAAGCGACAGGAATCAAAGATTATGCCATGCTCTTCAGTATCAAGGAGTTAAAAAAGAGCAGTATGCAATACTATAGGGAAGAAGACGATTAG
- the nirJ2 gene encoding putative heme d1 biosynthesis radical SAM protein NirJ2 encodes MIVSWNTTNACNMYCDHCYRDAGCQAEEELNTAEAKTLLEQIARAGFKIMIFSGGEPLLRPDIVELVAYATSLGLRPVFGTNGTLITVEMARRLKEAGAMGMGISLDSLHIDKHNQFRKYPRAWEEAVQGMRNCREVGLPFQIHTTVMDWNRDELEAITDFAVAEGAVAHHFFFLVPTGRAVSIEEESLRAEEYEDALTRIMKKQQEVDIELKPTCAPQFMRIAKEMGVKTRFGRGCLAGTSYCIISPKGQVQPCAYLNIPLGDVRETPFDELWKTHPVLNELRTLDYKGGCGSCGYKTICGGCRARAAYYEEGDFMAEEPWCLYHGRKGGK; translated from the coding sequence ATGATTGTATCCTGGAATACCACCAATGCCTGCAATATGTATTGCGATCATTGCTACCGGGACGCCGGCTGCCAAGCCGAAGAAGAGCTGAACACTGCCGAAGCCAAAACCCTGCTGGAGCAGATTGCCAGGGCCGGCTTTAAAATTATGATCTTCAGCGGCGGGGAGCCTCTCCTGCGCCCGGATATCGTGGAATTGGTGGCTTATGCCACTTCCCTGGGCCTGCGCCCGGTTTTCGGCACCAATGGGACCTTGATTACCGTAGAAATGGCCCGCCGCCTGAAAGAAGCAGGGGCTATGGGTATGGGCATTTCCTTGGACTCTCTGCATATTGACAAGCATAATCAGTTCCGCAAGTATCCCCGAGCCTGGGAAGAGGCTGTGCAAGGGATGCGCAATTGCCGGGAAGTCGGCCTGCCTTTTCAGATTCATACCACGGTCATGGATTGGAACCGGGATGAGCTGGAAGCCATTACGGATTTTGCCGTAGCGGAAGGGGCGGTAGCCCATCATTTCTTTTTCCTGGTTCCCACAGGGCGGGCCGTATCCATTGAAGAAGAGTCCCTGCGGGCTGAGGAATATGAAGATGCTTTAACCCGCATCATGAAGAAACAACAAGAAGTCGATATAGAGCTTAAACCAACCTGCGCTCCCCAGTTTATGCGGATTGCCAAAGAGATGGGGGTGAAGACCCGTTTTGGGCGGGGCTGCCTGGCCGGTACTTCTTACTGCATTATCAGCCCCAAAGGACAGGTACAGCCTTGTGCCTACCTCAATATCCCTTTAGGTGATGTCCGGGAGACACCCTTTGATGAGCTGTGGAAGACCCACCCGGTCTTAAATGAATTGCGCACTTTGGATTATAAAGGGGGCTGCGGCAGTTGCGGTTATAAAACCATCTGCGGTGGCTGCCGGGCCCGGGCTGCTTATTATGAAGAAGGAGACTTTATGGCAGAGGAGCCCTGGTGCCTTTATCACGGGCGTAAGGGGGGTAAATAA